CTTGCGCTCCTTGCACTTCGAGCACTCGTGCACGATGCGGATCTTCTGGCCCTTGAGGAACGCGTGCACGGGACGCATCAGCCCACCGCACTCCGCGGCCCGGTCCCCCGGCTCCTCGTCGACGTGGCGCGACCACAGGCAGCCCGGGCAGTGGTTGGTGTAGCCGTTGCCGCGGACCGCGCGGCCGCAGTTGCCGCACTCGAAGTCCTCAACCACCCTGCGGAACACCGACCACCTCCATGACCGACGACGAGGCACGACGCGCCCGTCTGCCCGCGATCACCACGCCCACGACGAGCAGGACTGCGCTGACCGCGACCATCCCGGTGGACAGCGCGACGATCTCTGGCGACACCCCGCGCCTGCTGGCCTGCCCGTAGACGTAGACCGGCAGCGTGGTCGACCCGACCCCACCAAGATAGTTCGAGGTCACCACGTCGTCGAAG
The window above is part of the Allokutzneria albata genome. Proteins encoded here:
- a CDS encoding RNHCP domain-containing protein is translated as MFRRVVEDFECGNCGRAVRGNGYTNHCPGCLWSRHVDEEPGDRAAECGGLMRPVHAFLKGQKIRIVHECSKCKERKNVNSVAADDRDEILRLMAASARDVMGF